In the Bacteroidales bacterium genome, one interval contains:
- the xseA gene encoding exodeoxyribonuclease VII large subunit, whose product MVIRSTFDRSYWVIAEIVSISEAKNGHLYLEIAEKENDFLQAKIRANLWSNAKRRILSEFEHTTNQTLKKGMKVLLNVTIDFHTVFGMSLNILDIDPNFSLGEIERQKQATLLKLEEEGLIDFNKQHVLTQAIQKIAIISSKTAAGYQDFIKQLSENTHNYTFQTTLFQATMQGEKASPSIIQALEKVEESSIDFDIIILIRGGGSTLDLSCFDEYQLVARLAQSLYPIFTGIGHERDISIADKVAHTYLKTPTAVADFIITHNRHFEDTLNSIAEIINQYAFNLVDNHKEQLSDLSKSLSYSAQQKMHESSQELIQNGYNYQHAAKTRLTKANFRLEKITLILKHDLNIRLRQIDQDLDLTFKNIIKESKELLQHNKNKTKQNAKYLTQHSLNSLQTNSLTVEQIEQLINLANPKQILKKGFSITRLNGKLLRSVKNIDDKYILSTELYDGILESKIINTEENEQETDL is encoded by the coding sequence ATGGTTATCCGCTCAACTTTTGACAGAAGCTATTGGGTGATTGCCGAAATAGTTTCTATTTCGGAAGCAAAAAATGGACATCTTTATTTGGAAATTGCAGAGAAGGAAAACGATTTCTTACAAGCAAAAATTAGAGCCAACCTTTGGTCTAATGCAAAACGGCGCATACTATCGGAATTTGAACACACAACAAATCAGACTTTAAAAAAAGGAATGAAAGTCTTACTCAATGTTACTATCGACTTTCATACTGTTTTTGGGATGAGTTTAAATATTCTTGATATCGATCCTAACTTCTCACTCGGCGAAATAGAAAGACAAAAACAAGCCACCTTATTGAAATTAGAAGAAGAAGGACTTATAGATTTTAACAAACAACATGTTCTGACACAGGCAATTCAAAAAATAGCTATTATCAGCTCAAAAACCGCTGCCGGATATCAAGATTTTATTAAACAACTAAGCGAAAATACCCATAATTACACCTTTCAAACCACTCTTTTTCAGGCTACTATGCAAGGAGAAAAAGCATCGCCGTCAATTATACAAGCACTGGAGAAAGTAGAAGAAAGCTCTATTGACTTTGATATTATTATTCTTATCCGTGGTGGTGGATCGACCTTAGACTTAAGCTGTTTTGACGAATACCAATTGGTTGCCCGACTTGCTCAAAGCCTCTACCCTATTTTTACCGGTATAGGCCATGAAAGAGATATCAGCATAGCAGATAAAGTTGCACATACGTATTTAAAAACGCCTACTGCCGTTGCCGATTTTATTATTACTCATAACAGACATTTTGAAGACACACTAAATTCAATAGCGGAAATTATAAATCAATATGCATTTAATTTAGTAGATAACCATAAGGAACAGCTTAGTGACTTAAGCAAAAGCTTGAGCTATTCGGCTCAGCAAAAAATGCATGAAAGTTCTCAAGAATTGATACAAAACGGCTATAACTACCAACATGCAGCTAAAACAAGACTTACAAAAGCAAACTTCAGACTGGAGAAAATAACACTTATTCTTAAACACGACCTAAATATAAGACTTCGACAAATTGACCAAGATTTAGATCTAACATTTAAAAATATTATAAAAGAGAGTAAAGAGCTTCTGCAGCATAACAAGAATAAAACAAAACAAAACGCAAAATATTTAACACAGCACAGCCTGAACAGTTTACAAACAAACTCACTAACAGTTGAACAAATTGAACAGTTGATTAATTTAGCCAATCCTAAACAAATTCTAAAAAAAGGATTTAGTATTACAAGATTAAACGGGAAATTGCTGCGTAGCGTAAAAAATATTGATGACAAATATATTTTAAGTACCGAATTATACGATGGTATTTTAGAAAGTAAAATAATAAACACAGAAGAAAATGAGCAAGAAACTGACTTATAG
- the yidD gene encoding membrane protein insertion efficiency factor YidD, giving the protein MKKQKSPIIIQIASLPIHFYRYVISPITPASCRHYPTCSEYSLQALKQFGLIKGGALAANRISRCHPWGTSGYDPVPKIIVHVFLKSKLKENINQYE; this is encoded by the coding sequence GTGAAAAAACAAAAAAGCCCGATAATAATCCAGATAGCAAGTCTACCCATTCACTTCTATCGATATGTTATTTCGCCTATAACACCGGCTTCGTGCAGACACTACCCAACCTGCTCAGAGTACAGTTTACAAGCTTTAAAACAATTTGGACTTATTAAAGGAGGAGCATTAGCTGCCAATCGTATCAGCCGATGCCATCCTTGGGGAACAAGCGGTTACGATCCTGTTCCTAAAATAATTGTTCATGTATTCTTAAAATCAAAACTTAAAGAAAATATCAACCAATATGAATAG
- a CDS encoding low molecular weight phosphotyrosine protein phosphatase — protein sequence MKILMVCLGNICRSPMAEGVMRQKIEKYNLDAEVNSCGTANYHIGESPDYRAIQTALNYNIDISQHKGQQFSVSDFNTYDLIFAMDNSNYSDIIAKAVNKKDIAKVKLLMDEVYPKQQKVVPDPYYGNLEDYENVYTLIEVACEHLAKRLS from the coding sequence ATGAAAATTTTAATGGTTTGCTTAGGAAATATTTGTCGCTCTCCAATGGCGGAAGGTGTTATGCGACAAAAAATTGAAAAATACAACTTGGATGCAGAAGTAAATAGCTGCGGAACGGCAAACTACCATATTGGAGAATCGCCCGACTACAGAGCAATACAAACCGCACTTAATTACAATATTGATATTTCGCAACATAAAGGGCAACAATTCTCAGTTTCCGATTTTAATACATACGACTTGATTTTTGCAATGGATAATAGCAATTACTCCGATATAATTGCCAAAGCAGTAAATAAAAAAGATATAGCAAAAGTTAAACTTTTGATGGACGAAGTATACCCAAAGCAACAGAAAGTAGTTCCCGATCCTTATTACGGCAATTTAGAAGACTATGAAAATGTCTATACTTTAATTGAGGTTGCTTGCGAACATTTAGCAAAACGACTTTCATAA
- a CDS encoding translocation/assembly module TamB, translating to MILSIGIIFTGLLRNIHIQTYLARITAIHLSEYLDTRVKIEKLSISAFFTINAEDVEINDLQNKPLIYFKNLYLSADIFNAIKSDLVLNKVEVDSASIFIRKYEGRDEFNIVEVLNKFKKIDNQELDTISKVQSDLSFKIDQVVLRNSRFAYQIEDKVSSLEFGIDYYDMDVQNIDISLKNVSIINDSINGFIEHLSAFEKSGFQLNHFEGDINIYSRGMDLKYGLLETPNSNLEFNLNFSYPNWESYTHFIDKVKMSGELFSGVVNTSDIAFFSPIMEGMDNPFELKGTFSGPVRNLRIRNLLLTTGNETRFRGNVQMTGLPKIYETFISLRVREFSTSVNDIQHFKLAGGRTVKQLPKTVRSFGIINVKGNFTGFYNDFVSNANFRTNIGQLTTDIQFSNSSNSNIIKYRGDFKARQFDLGRFLKQEEYFGNLDFDVQVKGEGLDLETLNANVEGGISRFQYKGRKLSDIAINGLFQERQFTGDISINDKLIKADFQGHINFDTLVPVFDFNLKLAETHLALLGLLPIDSSAVLTSDIKLNFSGNTFDNIRGVIQLDSTLFMYKKEQYLMQAFKINTTSGIGNKRTIDLQSDFVDGEVYGEFQPSEIRNTINLFLSNYLPNLFLDKENPLKKSGTYMNWDFRFKDLSQVLTLFYPKIQISEDGRWTGSFDAKANKINSLINLQDATYSGVKMKYLQLNMNSNPKTFNADLSLSKMIFKEEQENDTLALSIDNLHFHSLAKDDSIQFLINWKNDFDAIKNKGNINGFVSLSQTPNINIKFNKADLIINDTNWTIYPENQFVIGEKQLLFKKAGFFSGSQTVEFTGALDKQNEQALKVSFNNFDISNFDILLNYKGVDLDGLLDGNIQFINIFKNIDFLADLKINNLNVNKEFIGNASISSKRNQDKSVFVNVEIAKTLENNQIQKPLVFEGFYFPNNYDNSLDFSLFLDKLSVQVLSPFLYKWVDHFDGNISGSVFVGGSLKIPDVKGELYLEDVKFRIKYLNTDYKLTAKAEIDNSFIDLRDVDFRDQNNNSAAIYGGLFHNHLKDFGADISIWPQEFMGLNTHEGMNSLYYGKAFVNGTVDIKGPFNAVELDIKLEATKGSEVVIPINLTADISDNEFITFVNHSEDTLSKKKEKKQIKELSSFSLNMDLALNPNARVDIILPEDLGNIVGEGYGDLNMNLNRAGNFTMAGDYRVNKGTFLFTIKNVYKKRFDLVDGGTISWTGDPYAGELNMKAIYHVKTSLNTLGATQDTNFRTRVPVDCVIGLRDKILNPNVKFGFEFPNSSEEVRQSVFSLIDTTNEAEMAQQMLSLLVLNSFSFASATGNEDFASNVGGSSLQLVANQLGSWLSQISNDLDVGINYRPGGAITNEEVEVALSTQLFDERVTIDGNFGYQNTNNIPSSNASNIVGDINVEVKITKDGRFRLKAFNRTNSVDLYDNIAPYTQGVGIFYRKEFNFFKDLFLRRKKQKEEEVTEEDISSQRDSEDEAVVEDNPEFIRFQKL from the coding sequence GTGATACTTTCAATTGGTATCATTTTTACCGGATTGTTACGTAATATTCATATTCAGACTTATTTGGCCAGAATAACAGCCATACACCTTTCAGAGTATTTAGATACTCGGGTTAAAATAGAAAAGTTGAGTATATCGGCTTTTTTTACTATCAATGCAGAAGATGTTGAAATAAACGATTTGCAGAATAAGCCCCTGATTTATTTTAAGAATCTTTATTTATCAGCAGATATATTCAATGCAATAAAGTCGGATTTGGTTTTAAATAAAGTGGAGGTTGATAGTGCAAGTATTTTTATTAGAAAATATGAAGGAAGAGATGAATTTAATATTGTTGAAGTATTAAATAAATTTAAAAAAATAGATAATCAGGAGTTGGACACCATTTCTAAAGTACAGTCGGATTTATCTTTTAAGATTGATCAGGTTGTTTTGCGTAATAGCCGATTTGCTTATCAAATAGAAGATAAAGTAAGCTCTCTTGAATTTGGGATTGATTATTATGATATGGATGTTCAAAATATCGATATCAGTTTAAAAAATGTATCGATTATTAATGATAGTATTAATGGCTTTATTGAACATCTTAGCGCATTTGAAAAATCGGGATTTCAACTCAACCATTTTGAAGGTGATATTAATATTTACAGTAGAGGAATGGATTTAAAGTATGGATTGCTTGAAACTCCTAACTCTAATTTAGAATTCAATCTTAATTTTTCTTATCCCAATTGGGAATCTTACACTCATTTTATTGATAAAGTCAAGATGAGTGGGGAGCTTTTCTCAGGAGTAGTTAATACTTCTGATATTGCTTTTTTCTCACCTATAATGGAAGGTATGGATAACCCGTTTGAGTTAAAAGGAACTTTTAGCGGACCGGTACGAAATTTAAGGATACGAAATTTATTACTAACAACAGGTAATGAAACAAGGTTTAGGGGGAATGTTCAGATGACCGGTTTACCAAAGATTTACGAAACATTTATCAGTCTGCGTGTTCGCGAATTCTCTACCTCGGTAAACGATATTCAACATTTTAAACTTGCAGGAGGACGTACTGTAAAACAACTTCCAAAAACAGTTAGAAGTTTTGGAATTATTAATGTTAAAGGAAATTTTACGGGATTCTACAACGACTTTGTTTCTAATGCTAATTTTCGTACAAATATCGGACAGCTGACGACAGATATTCAGTTTAGTAATAGTTCTAATAGTAATATTATTAAATATCGAGGCGATTTTAAAGCTCGTCAATTTGATTTAGGAAGGTTTTTAAAACAAGAAGAATATTTTGGAAATCTCGACTTTGATGTTCAGGTAAAAGGCGAAGGCTTGGACTTAGAAACGCTAAATGCTAATGTTGAGGGTGGAATTAGCAGATTTCAATATAAAGGAAGAAAACTGAGTGATATTGCCATTAATGGATTGTTTCAGGAAAGGCAGTTTACAGGCGATATTTCTATAAATGATAAATTAATTAAAGCAGATTTCCAAGGGCATATAAATTTTGATACTTTGGTTCCTGTATTCGATTTTAATCTTAAGCTTGCTGAAACACATCTGGCATTGCTCGGATTGTTACCAATAGATTCTTCGGCAGTTTTAACTTCAGATATTAAACTTAATTTTAGTGGTAATACTTTTGATAATATTCGAGGTGTAATACAATTAGATAGCACTTTGTTTATGTACAAAAAGGAGCAATATTTAATGCAGGCTTTTAAAATCAATACAACTTCCGGTATCGGTAATAAAAGAACAATAGATTTACAATCAGATTTTGTTGATGGCGAAGTATATGGCGAATTTCAACCTAGCGAAATAAGAAATACAATAAATTTATTTCTGAGTAATTACCTTCCTAATCTGTTTTTAGATAAAGAAAACCCTTTGAAAAAGTCGGGAACATATATGAACTGGGATTTTAGGTTTAAAGACTTATCTCAGGTTTTAACTTTATTCTATCCTAAAATACAGATATCGGAAGATGGTAGATGGACGGGTAGCTTTGATGCCAAAGCAAATAAAATAAACTCATTAATAAATTTGCAAGATGCAACGTATTCGGGAGTTAAGATGAAATATTTGCAACTCAATATGAATAGTAATCCTAAAACTTTTAATGCCGATTTATCGTTGAGTAAAATGATTTTTAAAGAAGAACAAGAAAATGATACTTTGGCATTAAGTATAGATAATTTACATTTTCATTCTTTAGCAAAAGATGATAGTATACAGTTTCTGATAAATTGGAAGAATGATTTTGATGCAATTAAAAATAAAGGCAATATCAACGGTTTTGTGAGCTTAAGCCAAACTCCTAATATTAATATTAAATTTAATAAAGCCGATCTAATTATCAACGATACTAATTGGACTATTTATCCTGAAAATCAATTTGTTATTGGTGAGAAACAACTTCTTTTTAAAAAAGCAGGTTTCTTCTCTGGTAGTCAAACGGTTGAATTTACAGGAGCTCTCGATAAGCAAAACGAACAGGCTTTAAAAGTTAGTTTTAATAATTTTGATATTTCAAATTTCGATATCCTGCTTAATTATAAAGGCGTTGATTTGGATGGTTTGCTTGACGGTAATATACAGTTTATTAATATTTTTAAAAATATTGATTTCTTAGCAGATTTGAAAATTAACAATCTAAATGTAAATAAGGAGTTTATTGGCAATGCCAGCATTAGTTCAAAACGTAATCAGGATAAATCTGTTTTTGTAAATGTGGAAATTGCAAAAACACTTGAAAATAATCAGATACAGAAACCTTTGGTATTCGAAGGGTTTTATTTTCCTAATAATTATGATAATTCGCTCGATTTTTCTTTGTTTCTCGATAAGCTGTCGGTACAGGTTTTAAGTCCGTTCTTATATAAATGGGTCGATCATTTTGATGGCAATATCTCTGGAAGTGTTTTTGTAGGAGGAAGTTTAAAAATCCCTGATGTTAAAGGAGAGCTTTATCTTGAGGATGTAAAGTTTAGGATTAAATACTTGAATACAGATTATAAATTAACGGCAAAAGCCGAAATAGATAATTCATTTATCGATTTAAGAGACGTAGATTTCAGAGATCAAAATAATAATAGTGCAGCTATATATGGTGGATTATTCCATAACCATTTAAAAGATTTTGGAGCCGATATTTCTATTTGGCCTCAAGAATTTATGGGTTTAAACACACATGAAGGAATGAACTCATTATATTATGGAAAAGCCTTTGTTAATGGTACGGTTGATATTAAGGGACCCTTTAACGCAGTAGAATTAGATATAAAGCTGGAAGCCACTAAAGGGAGTGAAGTGGTAATACCAATTAATTTAACTGCTGATATATCTGACAATGAGTTTATTACATTTGTAAATCATTCTGAGGATACTCTTTCTAAAAAGAAAGAGAAAAAACAAATAAAAGAACTTTCTAGCTTTAGTTTGAATATGGATTTGGCACTTAATCCTAATGCTCGTGTAGATATTATTTTGCCTGAGGATTTAGGAAATATTGTGGGTGAAGGATATGGAGATTTGAATATGAATTTAAATCGCGCCGGTAATTTCACAATGGCAGGAGACTATAGAGTAAATAAAGGAACTTTCCTATTCACTATAAAAAATGTATACAAAAAACGTTTCGATTTGGTTGATGGAGGAACAATTTCATGGACGGGAGATCCCTATGCCGGAGAGCTAAACATGAAAGCTATTTATCATGTTAAAACCTCGCTTAATACATTGGGTGCTACACAGGATACTAATTTTAGAACACGAGTTCCTGTTGATTGTGTTATAGGATTGAGAGATAAAATTTTAAATCCAAATGTTAAATTTGGTTTTGAGTTTCCAAATTCATCCGAAGAAGTAAGACAATCGGTATTTAGTTTGATTGATACTACTAATGAGGCTGAGATGGCACAACAAATGTTATCTCTTCTAGTTCTTAATAGTTTTAGCTTTGCTTCTGCTACCGGAAATGAAGATTTTGCGTCTAACGTAGGAGGTTCATCCTTGCAGTTGGTTGCTAATCAGCTTGGTAGTTGGTTGTCTCAAATCAGTAACGATTTGGATGTAGGTATTAATTACCGACCCGGAGGAGCTATCACCAATGAGGAAGTTGAGGTTGCTCTTTCTACCCAACTATTTGATGAGCGTGTAACTATAGATGGCAATTTTGGTTATCAGAACACAAATAATATACCCAGTTCCAATGCTAGTAATATTGTTGGAGATATAAATGTAGAGGTGAAAATAACCAAAGATGGGCGTTTCCGTTTAAAAGCGTTTAATCGTACTAATTCTGTAGATTTATACGATAATATTGCACCTTATACTCAAGGGGTGGGTATTTTTTACCGAAAAGAGTTTAACTTTTTCAAAGATCTGTTTTTGAGAAGAAAAAAACAAAAGGAAGAAGAGGTAACAGAAGAAGATATTTCTAGTCAGCGAGATAGTGAAGATGAAGCTGTTGTGGAAGACAATCCTGAATTTATCCGTTTTCAAAAATTGTAA
- a CDS encoding DUF4249 domain-containing protein: MRRFITYKIGLIILLLFVFASCEKVIDIDLNETEEQLVVDALVSNQTNQSFVRLSKSNSLFSDQEYQNVSNANVIVTSSENDIFSFSEVEAGLYKNDDFVGVEGLDYKLEIDWDEINISANSRMPQAVAIDSIELVVTEEGFMGNDEITYSLKIHFTDPAEQTNYYRFDVFKNDSLYDGFFISNDLFFNGISTYQFLMGLEMQPLDTICVQLSSIDEANYSYFLVLSQSNSPFNIAPGNPVSNIQGEAIGYFGAYAQERKYIIIIPEQ; the protein is encoded by the coding sequence ATGAGGCGATTTATTACATATAAAATTGGGCTAATTATTTTATTGCTGTTTGTGTTTGCTTCTTGCGAAAAAGTTATAGACATAGACCTTAATGAAACAGAAGAACAGCTTGTGGTAGATGCTTTGGTAAGTAATCAAACCAATCAGTCTTTTGTTCGTTTGTCAAAATCTAATTCTTTGTTTTCAGATCAAGAGTATCAAAATGTTAGTAATGCCAATGTTATTGTTACGAGTTCCGAAAATGATATCTTTTCGTTTTCAGAAGTTGAAGCAGGCTTATATAAGAATGATGATTTTGTTGGTGTTGAAGGATTAGATTATAAGCTGGAAATTGATTGGGACGAAATAAATATAAGTGCAAATTCAAGAATGCCACAAGCCGTAGCTATTGATTCTATTGAATTAGTGGTTACAGAGGAAGGATTTATGGGTAATGATGAGATTACATATTCTTTAAAAATACATTTTACCGATCCGGCAGAGCAGACAAATTATTATCGTTTTGATGTTTTTAAGAATGATTCGCTTTACGATGGTTTTTTTATCAGTAACGATTTGTTTTTCAATGGAATTTCGACTTATCAATTTCTGATGGGTTTGGAAATGCAGCCGTTAGATACTATTTGTGTACAGCTTTCGAGTATCGATGAGGCTAATTACAGTTATTTTCTTGTTCTGAGTCAGAGTAATTCGCCATTTAATATCGCTCCCGGTAATCCGGTTTCTAATATTCAAGGAGAAGCTATTGGATATTTTGGGGCTTATGCGCAAGAGCGCAAATATATTATTATTATTCCTGAACAGTAG
- a CDS encoding SAM-dependent methyltransferase: MRNFGSDKLSALDAKFEAQKISFGPIAFQAVRVMRNLGILKMVEESRKNGIEVTAIAKNLKLSTYGVQVLLDAGISIGVVKQQNDKFLLTKTGYFILNDPLTEANMDFVQDVNYLGFYHLEESIKSGKPEGLKVFGEWKTVYESLSSLPEKVQESWFKFDHYYSDLVFPLALPIIFKDNPKHILDVGGNTGKFSIKCAEFNKDVKVTILDLAGQLNVAYQNIGKHGFADRIDGFAIDLLDAEKAFPKGADTIWMSQFLDCFSEEEIAHLLNRSFEALDADGALYINETYWDNQKYEASSYSLNMTSLYFTCIANGNSRMYHSEDMIRLIEEAGFYIDETFNDLGVSHTILKCKKKV, translated from the coding sequence ATGCGAAATTTTGGCTCAGACAAACTATCAGCTTTGGATGCAAAATTTGAAGCACAAAAAATTTCTTTCGGACCTATTGCTTTTCAAGCCGTCAGAGTAATGCGCAATTTGGGCATTCTTAAAATGGTTGAAGAATCGAGAAAAAACGGTATTGAAGTAACAGCGATTGCCAAGAATTTAAAGCTTTCAACCTATGGCGTTCAAGTTTTACTTGATGCCGGAATTAGCATAGGTGTTGTTAAGCAACAAAACGATAAATTTTTACTAACGAAGACAGGCTATTTTATTTTAAATGATCCTCTTACAGAAGCTAATATGGATTTTGTACAGGATGTAAACTATTTGGGATTTTATCATTTAGAGGAGTCCATAAAAAGTGGTAAACCCGAAGGGCTAAAAGTGTTTGGAGAATGGAAAACAGTTTACGAAAGTTTATCGTCTTTACCGGAAAAAGTACAAGAGAGTTGGTTTAAATTCGACCATTATTATTCCGATTTAGTTTTCCCATTGGCTTTACCTATTATTTTTAAAGATAATCCCAAACACATTTTGGATGTAGGAGGAAATACAGGAAAATTCTCTATAAAATGTGCGGAGTTTAATAAAGATGTAAAAGTTACCATACTCGATTTAGCCGGTCAGTTAAATGTTGCTTATCAAAATATTGGGAAGCACGGTTTTGCCGACCGTATTGATGGCTTTGCTATTGATTTATTAGATGCAGAAAAAGCCTTCCCAAAAGGCGCAGACACCATTTGGATGAGTCAGTTTTTAGATTGTTTTTCCGAAGAAGAAATTGCACATCTGTTAAATCGTTCTTTTGAAGCATTAGATGCCGATGGAGCTTTGTATATTAATGAAACTTATTGGGATAATCAGAAATACGAAGCATCAAGCTATAGCTTAAATATGACTTCCTTATATTTTACTTGTATTGCTAACGGTAACAGCAGAATGTATCATTCGGAAGATATGATAAGATTAATAGAAGAAGCCGGATTTTATATTGACGAAACATTTAATGACCTTGGTGTTAGTCACACTATTTTAAAGTGCAAGAAAAAAGTATAA
- the tsaD gene encoding tRNA (adenosine(37)-N6)-threonylcarbamoyltransferase complex transferase subunit TsaD, translating into MSTYIIGIESSCDDTSAAILQDDTILANVIANQDVHMKYGGVVPELASRSHQQNIVPVIHRALQEANISKKQLSAIAFTRGPGLMGSLLVGTSFAKAFAMGLNIPLIEIDHLQAHILAHFVQSKGKRKAVPKFPFLCLTVSGGHSQIVRVEDHFKMTLLGETIDDAAGEAFDKTAKIMGLDYPGGPIIDKLSKEGNPKAFSFPIPQIKNLDYSFSGIKTSFLYFLRDNLKVNENFIEENKADLAASMQYSIVEILMKKLVKAAKQEGIKEIAIAGGVSANSGLRNAIKNGEQKYGWNTYIPDFQFTTDNAAMIAISGLFKYQKGKFTDQKATPYTRSIFK; encoded by the coding sequence ATGAGTACGTATATAATAGGTATAGAATCTTCTTGCGACGACACCTCAGCAGCCATTTTACAAGACGATACCATCCTGGCCAATGTTATTGCTAATCAGGATGTTCACATGAAGTATGGCGGGGTTGTTCCCGAACTCGCTTCTCGATCGCATCAGCAAAATATTGTTCCCGTTATACACCGTGCTCTACAAGAAGCAAATATAAGCAAAAAACAGCTTAGCGCAATTGCTTTTACAAGAGGTCCGGGATTGATGGGTTCTCTTTTGGTTGGAACTTCTTTTGCAAAAGCTTTTGCAATGGGTTTAAATATTCCTCTTATAGAAATTGACCATTTACAAGCTCATATATTGGCACATTTTGTTCAGTCGAAAGGAAAAAGAAAAGCCGTTCCCAAATTCCCATTCTTATGCTTAACAGTCTCGGGTGGACATTCTCAGATTGTTAGAGTTGAAGATCATTTTAAGATGACCTTATTAGGCGAAACTATAGACGATGCTGCCGGAGAAGCATTTGATAAAACAGCAAAAATTATGGGCTTAGATTACCCGGGAGGTCCGATAATTGATAAGCTATCAAAAGAAGGAAACCCGAAAGCCTTTAGCTTTCCTATACCTCAAATTAAAAATTTAGATTATAGTTTTAGCGGCATAAAAACCTCATTTTTATATTTTTTACGCGATAACTTAAAAGTAAACGAAAACTTTATAGAAGAAAATAAAGCCGATTTAGCCGCTTCTATGCAATATTCTATTGTTGAAATATTAATGAAAAAATTGGTGAAAGCAGCCAAACAAGAAGGGATAAAAGAAATAGCAATAGCAGGTGGCGTTTCTGCTAATTCAGGATTACGAAATGCTATAAAAAACGGAGAACAGAAATATGGATGGAACACTTATATTCCTGATTTTCAGTTTACAACAGATAATGCAGCTATGATAGCTATTAGCGGTTTATTCAAATATCAAAAAGGCAAGTTTACAGACCAAAAAGCTACGCCATATACTCGTTCTATCTTTAAATAA
- the xseB gene encoding exodeoxyribonuclease VII small subunit, with the protein MSKKLTYSIALEELENIIQEIENEEISIDDLSIKVKRASTLLKFCKEKLRSTEDDINTILGEIE; encoded by the coding sequence ATGAGCAAGAAACTGACTTATAGCATTGCCTTAGAAGAGCTTGAAAACATTATTCAAGAAATTGAGAATGAGGAAATTAGTATAGACGACTTATCAATAAAAGTTAAACGTGCTTCCACTTTGCTAAAATTTTGCAAAGAAAAATTACGCTCTACCGAAGATGACATCAACACCATATTAGGAGAAATAGAATAA